A single genomic interval of Malania oleifera isolate guangnan ecotype guangnan chromosome 13, ASM2987363v1, whole genome shotgun sequence harbors:
- the LOC131145930 gene encoding uncharacterized protein LOC131145930 — translation MMKEGRTKPYYGEASLRSSEPPFNKEIMEAPLPSRFKVPTFDKYEGLSDPIDHLYNFRMLMQLQGAPDAIMCRAFATTLKGTARDWYRTLRPGSISSFSDMEQLFTGHFLSSRRVTKATGHLMSMAQGEQETLKDFMHRFNTATLEIRNLDMGVALAALTTALQLGSFLYSLGKKSPVDMGELMVRAQKYINLKEMMDTRGSRIERKRKNNSRETGDSYRFAKRHETSALHAGQKMRGQHNKFSTYTPLNIPRSELLMQIRKKDYISWPDPM, via the coding sequence atgatgaaagagggcagaaccaaaCCCTACTATGGGGAAGCATCCCTGAGGTCTTCGGAGCCACCATTCAATAAAGAAATCATGGAGGCTCCATTGCCAAGTAGATTCAAGGTGCCCACCTTTGACAAGTACGAAGGTTTATCTGACCCAATTGATCACCTTTATAATTTTAGAatgttgatgcagttgcaagggGCTCCAGACGCAATCATGTGTCGAGCTTTTGCGaccacccttaagggtactgCCAGAGATTGGTACCGAACGCTGCGACCCGGATCCATCAGTTCCTTCTCAGACATGGAACAACTCTTCACTGGCCACTTCCTTAGCAGCAGGAGAGTTACTAAAGCAACTggccatctcatgagtatggcGCAAGGAGAGCAGGAGACCCTGAAAGATTTTATGCATCGCTTCAACACGGCaaccctagaaatccgcaacttAGACATGGGAGTGGCCTTAGCAGCCctgacaacggctctccagcTTGGAAGCTTCTTATACTCGCTAGGAAAAAAGTCGCCGGTAGACATGGGGGAGCTGATGGTCCGAGCGCAGAAGTACATCAATCTAAaggagatgatggatacgagAGGAAGTCGCATAGAGCGGAAAAGGAAAAACAATAGCAGGGAAACAGGAGATTCCTATAGATTCGCAAAAAGACACGAGACTAGTGCGCTGCACGCGGGTCAAAAGATGAGAGGACAacacaacaagttctccacctacacacccctgaACATACCGCGCTCGGAATTACTGATGCAAATCAGAAAGAAGGATTACATCTCGTGGCCTGATCCCATGTGA